The sequence caagatcagtgtgtgtgtgtgtgtgtgtagtgtgtgtgtgtgtgtgtgtgtgtgtagtgtgtgtctgtgtgtgtgtgtgtgtctgtgtgtgtgtgtgtggtgtgtgtagtgtgtgtagtgtgtgtgttgtgtgtgtgtagtgtgtgtgtgtgtctgtgtgtgtgtagtgtgtgtgtgtgagtcaactGATCCGTCAGGTTGTATTTAGCTGCTCTGACCTTCTCAGCTCTTCTCTGTAAAGGtcgtgacgcacacacacacagacacacacacacacacacacacacacacacacacacacacacacacacacacacacacagtgtactaatgtatgtgtttgtgtgtggtagtggtagagaaGGTGGACTATCTGTTTGCTGAGAACGGATTGGTGGCCTATCAGAATGGACAGCTGGTAGCAGTACAGGTAAgactctgacctttaacctttgATGCTCCCATGTGGTTTATTCACCAAGATGGACACGTTGTAGTCATTGGTTGTTTCAGAGGAtccagggctgtgattggttgtttCAGAGGATCCAGGACTGTGATTGGTTGTTTCAGAGTAtccagggctgtgattggttgtttCAGAGTAtccagggctgtgattggttgtttCAGAGTAtccagggctgtgattggttgtttCAGAGTAtccagggctgtgattggttgtttCAGAGTAtccagggctgtgattggttgtttCAGAGTATCCAGGCGTACATGGGGGAGGATCTTCTTCAAGACTTCATCAACTTCTGTCTCAACTACCTGTCCAAGATTACACTACCCAGGAAgaggtaaactctctctctctctctctcccccatctctcacacactcaccccatctctctctctcaccccatctctctctctcgctctctcaccccatctctctctcacacactcaccccatctctctctcacacactcaccccatctctctctctcacacacaccccatctctctctctcaccccatctctctctctctctctctctctctctctctctcccccatttctctctctctcccccatttctctctctctctctctctctctctccccatttctctctctctctctctctctctctcccccatttctctctctctctctctctctcccccatttctctctctctctctctctctctcccccatttctctctctctctctctctctctctctctctccccatttctctctctctctctctctctctctctctctctccccatttctctctctctctctctctctctctccccatttctctctctctctctctctctctctctctccccatttctctctctctctctctctctctctctccccatttctctctctctctctctctctctctctctcccccatttctctctctctctctctctctctctccccatttctctctttctctctctctctctctctcccccatttctctctttctctctctctctctctctccccatttctctctctctctctctctctctctctctctctctctctctctctctctctccccatttctctctcccccatttctctctccccattttctctctctctcccatttctctctccccatttctctctccccatttctctctccccatttctctctctccccatctctctctctctctctctccccatctctctctctctctctcccccatctctctctctctctctctccccatctctctctctctctctctccccatctctctctctctctctctccccatctctctctctctctctctccccatctctctctctctctctccccatctctctctctccccatctctctctctctctctccccatctctctctctctctctctctctccctctctctctctctctcccccatttctctctctctctctctctcccccatttctctctctctctctctctctctcccccatttctctctctctctctctctctcccccatttctatctctatctctccccatctctctctccccccatctccccccatctctctctccccccatctctctccctcccccatctccccccatttctctctcctcaGGGGGACCTTTATAGAGTTCCGTAATGGGATGTTGAACGTGTCCCCTGTGGGGCGGAGCTGCAGTCAGGAGGAGAGACTGGAGTTCTACCAGCTGGACCAGGTACGGAGGGATGATGTCTGTCTGGGTCGTTAGGTTGGAGTTCTACCAGCTGGACCAGGTACGGAGGGATGATGTCTGTCTGGGTCGTTAGGTTGGAGTTCTACCAGCTGGACCAGGTACGGAGGGATGATGTCTGTCTGGGTCGTTAGGTTGGAGTTCTACCAGCTGGACCAGGTACGGAGGGATGATGTCTGTCTGGGTCGTTAGGTTGGAGTTCTACCAGCTGGACCAGGTACGGAGGGATGATGTCTGTCTGGGTCGTTAGGTTGGAGTTCTACCAGCTGGACCAGGTACGGAGGGATGATGTCTGTCTGGGTCGTTAGGTTGGAGTTCTACCAGCTGGACCAGGTACGGAGGGATGATGTCTGTCTGGGTCGTTAGGTTGGAGTTCTACCAGCTGGACCAGGTACGGAGGGATGATGTCTGTCTGGGTCGTTAGGTTGGAGTTCTACCAGCTGGACCAGGTACGGAGGGATGATGTCTGTCTGGGTCGTTAGGTTGGAGTTCTACCAGCTGGACCAGGTACGGAGGGATGATGTCTGTCTGGGTCGTTAGGTTGGAGTTCTACCAGCTGGACCAGGTACGGAGGGATGATGTCTGTCTGGGTCGTTAGGTTGGAGTTCTACCAGCTGGACCAGGTACGGAGGGATGATGTCTGTCTGGGTCGTTAGGTTGGAGTTCTACCAGCTGGACCAGGTACGGAGGGATGATGTCTGTCTGGGTCGTTAGGTTGGAGTTCTACCAGCTGGACCAGGTACGGAGGGATGATGTCTGTCTGGGTCGTTAGGTTGGAGTTCTACCAGCTGGACCAGGTACGGAGGGATGATGTCTGTCTGGGTCGTTAGGTCACTTTGATTGACGGCTGTCTCTCAACAGAAAGAGCGAATCAGAGAGAAGTTTGTTGCCGTTCTTCAGGAGGAGTTTAAAGGCAAAGGACTGACCTTCTCTATCGGTGAGTCTGACCTCTAATCCTAAAGACTGGACTCCTCTATAGGTGAGTCTGACCTCTAAtccactctccctccctgcctccctctctccctccctgcctccctccctgcctccctctctccctccctgcctctctccctccctgcctctcttcctccctgcctctcttcctccctcccactcttcctccctgcctccctctctccctccctgcctctcttcctccctgcctctcttcctccctcccactcttcctccctgccttccactcttcctccctgccttccactcttcctccctgccttccactcttcctccctgccttccactcttcctccctgccttccactctccctccctgcctcccactctccctccctgcctcccactctccctccctgcctcccactcttcctccctgcctcccactctccctccctgcctcccactcttcctccctgcctcccactctccctccctccctgcctcccactctccctccctccctgcctccctctctccctccctccctgcctccctccctcccctgcctcccactctccctccctgcctcccactcttcctccctccctccctccctgcctcccactctccctccctccctgcctcccactctccctccctccctgcctctcttcctccctcccactcttcctccctgccttccactcttcctccctgccttccactctccctccctgccttccactctccctccctgccttccactctccctccctgccttccactctccctccctgcctcccactctccctccctgccttccactcttcctccctgcctcccactctccctccctgcctcccactctccctccctgcctcccactctccctccctgcctcccactctccctccctgcctcccactcttcctccctgcctcccactcttcctccctgcctcccactctccctccctccctgcctcccactctccctccctccctccctccctgcctcccactctccctccctccctgcctccctctctccctccctccctgcctccctctctccctccctccctgcctccctctctcccttcctccctgcctccctccctccctctcttcctccctctctccctctcttcctcccactctccctgcctccctctctccctctctccctctcttcctccctctctccctctcttcctccctctctccctctcttcctccctgcctcccactcttcctcccactctccctgcctccctccctctcttcctcccactctccctccctccctccctgcctccctccctccctccctccatcaggcGGCCAGATCAGTTTTGATGTGTTCCCAGAGGGATGGGATAAGCGTTACTGTCTGGGCCTGGTAGAGAAAGACTCCTATCAAACCATACACTTCTTTGGAGACAAAACTAAACCTGTAAGTAGCTTCATAATGACCACCGTGTTATAGCTTCATAACGACCACCGTGTTATAGCTTCATAACGACCACCGTGTTATAGCTTCATAACGACCACCGTGTTATAGCTTCATAACGACCACCGTGTTATAGCTTCATAACGACCACCGTGTTGTAGCTTCATAACGACCACCGTGTTGTAGCTTCATAACGACCACCGTGTTATAACGACCACCGTGTTATAGCTTCATAACGACCACCGTGTTATAGCTTCATAACGACCACCGTGTTATGGCTTCATAACGACCACCGTGTTATGGCTTCATAACGACCACCGTGTTATAACGACCACCGTGTTATAGCGACCACCGTGTAATAGCGACCACCGTGTTATAACGACCACCGTGTTATAACGACCACCGTGTTGTAGCTTCATAACGACCACCGTGTTGTAGCTTCATAACGACCACCGTGTTATAGCTTCATAACGACCACCGTGTTGTAGCTTCATAACGACCACCGTGTTATAGCTTCATAACGACCACCGTGTTATAGCTTCATAACGACCACCGTGTTGTAGCTTCATAACGACCACCGTGTTGTAGCTTCATAGCGACCACCGTGTTATAACGACCACCGTGTAATAGCGACCACCGTGTAATAGCGACCACCGTGTAATAGCGACCACCGTGTTATAACGACCACCGTGTTATAACGACCACCGTGTTATAACGACCACCGTGTTGTAGCTTCATAACGACCACCGTGTTGTAGCTTTGATATGTTAATTTTGTGCTTTAGGGAGGAAACGACCATGAGATCTATGCAGATCCCAGAACCATCGGACATGAAGTCACCTGCCCTGAAGACACACAACGGATCTGTCAGGACCTGTTCTTCAACTGATACGTCCTGCCCTACCAAGACCTGTTCTTCAACTGATACACGGCCCGTCGTCCTGCCCTACCAAGACCTGTTCTTCACCTGATACACGGCCCGTCGTCCTGCCCTACCAAGACCTGTTCTTCACCTGATACACGGCCCGTCGTCCTGCCCTACCAAGACCTGTTCTTCACCTGATACACGGCCCGTCGTCCTGCCCTACCAAGACCTGTTCTTCAACTGATACACAGCCCGTCGTCCTGCCCTACCAAGACCTGTTCTTCACCTGATACACGGCCCGTCGTCCTGCCCTACCAAGACCTGTTCTTCAACTGATACACGTCCCGTCGTCCTGCCCTACCAAGACCTGTTCTTCACCGGATACACGGCCCGTCGTCCTGCCCTACCAAGACCTGTTCTTCACCGGATACACGGCCCGTCGTCCTGCCCTACCATGACCTGTTCTTCACCGGATACACGGCCCGTCGTCCTGCCCTACCATGACCTGTTCTTCACCGGATACACGGCCCGTCGTCCTGCCCTACCAAGACCTGTTCTTCAACTGATACACGTCCTGCCCTACCAAGACCTGTTCTTCACCTGATACACGGCCCGTCGTCCTGCCCTACCAAGACCTGTTCTTCACCTGATACACGGCCCGTCGTCCTGCCCTACCAAGACCTGTTCTTCACCTGATACACGGCCCGTCGTCCTGCCCTACCAAGTGATCATGTGACCATTAGGGCTTTATGGAATTTAGGCCAACGATTAATTGTCATGTCGACGGTCATTTTTCATGAACTTTGAAAGTTATCTTGGAGTTACCCGACGCATACAACACCGCTTTGGTGACACCCCTGTTTAGTAAACGAACGGTTTTGACCGCTGGGAACTTTGGGTAATAAAGCTTCTTCCAACTGTGTCTTTCTGCACATAAAATGATTATCCACTTCATGGAAACATGAAAAACTGCTATTGATTAAACTAtatctgtttggggttttaggctgcgtTTCTGTCTATCACTTGGTGACATCGGCTgtttgtaaaaagggctttataaataaatgtgattgaaaaCCCCTCCTAAAATTAATATTAAGACTGGTATTATTATTAGTTTACGGTTATTGCCCTGGTTGAAACATGTTTTGATACAGTGTTCTCTAATGAACAGGGCCCTGGTTGAACCAGTGTACTCTAATGAACAGGGCCCTGGTTGAACCAGTGTACTCTAATGAACAGGGCCCTGGTTGAACCAGTGTACTCTAATGAACAGGGCCCTGGTTGAACCAGTGTACTCTAATGAACAGGGCCCTGGTTGAACCAGTGTACTCTAATGAACAGGGCCCTGGTTGAACCAGTGTACTCTAATGAACAGGGCCCTGGTTGAACCAGTGTTCTCTAATGAACAGGGCCCTGGTTGAACCAGTGTTCTCTAATGAACAGGGCCCTGGTTGAACCAGTGTACTCTAATGAACAGGGCCCTGGTTGAACCAGTGTACTCTAATGAACAGGGCCCTGGTTGAACCAGTGTTCTCTAATGAACAGGGCCCTGGTTGAACCAGTGTACTCTAATGAACAGGGCCCTGGTTGAACCAGTGTACTCTAATGAACAGGGCCCTGGTTGAACCAGTGTACTCTAATGAACAGGGCCCTGGTTGAACCAGTGTTCTCTAATGAACAGGGCCCTGGTTGAACCAGTGTACTCTAATGAACAGGGCCCTGGTTGAACCAGTGTACTCTAATGAACAGGGCCCTGGTTGAACCAGTGTTCTCTAATGAACAGTGCCAATCATTGTGGATGTTGCCTTttttccatggcttctggttgggatatgtacgtacagtcactggggacgacgtcatcgatgcacttattaatgaagccggtgattgTTGTGGTAAACTCAATGTTATCGACCGCCccgattcagtcttatgtagctacattggataaaagtagagactcggagctagaaaatggtacctcacacactacagttgaggaaacaatgggaaagtaattctgctttgaaagtcgaacttgtaaccccactttttaGAAAATGTCCCCTGAATGTTTTTGGtagctactggagagctcttcttcgtctccacccattcagcatcgtccACACCCTCTTaatccttagccccacccatctctttaaggattcacacgTGAGGCCAtctgctaaacagagtgagtagtgtagtaaacgaccaaagattaagactaaaagtggtgaaagtagtcgCCTAcgataaggaaaaactccaggtaaaaacactttatctagtcctatattctaatctgactttggtgcaggtcatattgtttttcacattactgtctctggtaaacacacactatattaaatcaaagtttgtcgcatgatacagaaggtgtaaacagtacagtggtAATGGTTACTTAATTAAAATCGGCATAATCCCAACTACTGTTTACGTTCTAAATGTCAGAGTAAGAACTCACCGGACAATATGAAATCTTAAACCAAGTTTATTAATCCCAAATGATCGAAcggacaaaaaaaacacattcgcacagcactgatatttaacccttcgTCCTCCTACGCATCTCaacagccaatgcatctctgttgctaggcagaacCTTAGTGAGATCTGTTCTTCACCTCTAACCCCAGAGTGCTCAGTCCTCTCCAACTCACGGCTGTCATGGTGCCTGGTACCAGagtgtctctcttctcctcccagaggaTCCCTGGATGGCTAACAACAACACATCCTGAcagaatgtaaacattataccccctctctccctcagtgacatatcctgacataatgtaaacgttatacccTGTCTCAGTgacatatcctgacataatgtaaacgttatacccTGTCTCAGTGACATATCCTGACAGAATGTAAACGttataccccctctctccctcagtgacatatcctgacataatgtaaacgttatacccTGTCTCAGTgacatatcctgacataatgtaaacattataccccctctctccctcagtgacatatcctgacataatgtaaacgttatacccTGTCTCAGTgacatatcctgacataatgtaaacattataccctctctcagtgacatgaataagtatatttcatattctcagaacccaacaatGTCTTTATCTAATTATTCAATATGGCTATAAACCGTTTCTAGAGCTGAAAGCCCGTGCCTTTTATAGTTTAGTCATATTTATCTTAGCGACCTTAGAAGTGTTCACTTTGCAGGTTGACTAGCATCTATTGGGTTGCAATGTCTCATACATTGGATGGCCAAATCAACAGGAAGTACTGGCTGTAACGTCACATTAGATCAACAGGAAGTACTGGCTGTAACGTCACATTAGATCGACAGGAAGTACTGGCTGTAACGTCACATATCGACAGGAAGTACTGGCTGTAACGTCACATATCGACAGGAAGTACTGGCTGTAACGTCACATATCAACAGGAAGTACTGGCTGTAACGTCACATTAGATAAACAGGAAGTACTGGCTCTAACATCACATTAGATAAACAGGAAGTACTGGCTGTAACATCACATTAGATAAACAGGAAGTACTGGCTGTAACGTCACATTAGATATCAACAGGAAGTACTGGCTGTAACGTCACATTAGATCAACAGGAAGTACTGGCTGTAACGTCACATTAGATAAACAGGAAGTACTGGCTCTACAGTGGTGGACCAGAAAGTGAGTTTCAGGCACTTAGATTAGATAACTCTACAGTTCACCCTCTTCAGCCACTGGCTGTAACATCACAGTGGAAAAACAAActttataaaacattttaaaaaaagtatccctttaagataaAATCATTTGTCTATTTCCATGAATTCATCAAGGAAGAAAATATTAGAGACTAACTagaaatggttaaaaaaagtgtATCAGTTAAAAGTTAAGACGGTTCCCTTGTGGAGGACAGTAACCATCATCCTCCTGGTTCACTGAGTGTCTGGCGGAAGGTCATAACACCTTAGAGaagctgtgtgttacaccttggagaagctgtgtgttacaccttggagaagctgtgtgttacaccttggagaagctgtgtgttacaccttggagaagctgtgtgttacaccttggagaagctgtgtgttacaccttggagaagctgtgtgttacaccttggagaagctgtgtgttacaccttggagaagctgtgtgttacaccttggagaagctgtgtgttacaccttggagaagctgtgtgttacaccttggagaagctgtgtgttacaccttagagaagctgtgtgttacaccttagagaagctgtgtgttacaccttagagaagctgtgtgttacaccttagagaagctgtgtgttaca is a genomic window of Salmo salar unplaced genomic scaffold, Ssal_v3.1, whole genome shotgun sequence containing:
- the pmm2 gene encoding phosphomannomutase 2 (The RefSeq protein aligns at 75% coverage compared to this genomic sequence); this translates as MGEAVDTTTLCLFDVDGTLTAARQRVTPGMEDFLQRLRRRVRVGVVGGSDYIKIKEQLGDDVVEKVDYLFAENGLVAYQNGQLVAVQSIQAYMGEDLLQDFINFCLNYLSKITLPRKRGTFIEFRNGMLNVSPVGRSCSQEERLEFYQLDQKERIREKFVAVLQEEFKGKGLTFSIGGQISFDVFPEGWDKRYCLGLVEKDSYQTIHFFGDKTKPGGNDHEIYADPRTIGHEVTCPEDTQRICQDLFFN